The proteins below are encoded in one region of Thermodesulforhabdaceae bacterium:
- a CDS encoding ABC transporter substrate-binding protein — protein sequence MDVQAPGGKNCRLFVFFALFYMLCWNVSVVFADTVQEDLFTHKTSVHFAKCFNITYHNTYKKLEVKNPWRGAREGFTYILVPEGQAIPKDVPSGAIIVTIPVKKVALLSTTFAAFFPMIGVEKSLVGIGSPEWVHSPEILALIKEGHIVKVGKGQGMGLKFDEERLVALKPDILILYGTGNPALDQHPKLIEGGFKPVIVATHMEAHPLGRAEWIKFLAAFFNKEAEADRVFDDIVARYKALADKVKNVSYRPTVFCNAPIRGTWHIPGGEGYVSKLIHDAGARYLWDDDQSTGTLTVAVETVIERARNANFWLGIIMPVRSLDELRAIDDRFSVFEAFRKGNVFNNDVKVNSAGGNDFWETGVARPDIVIADFIKIFHPEVLPDHKLIWYRQLPSKSETLQ from the coding sequence ATGGATGTTCAAGCACCTGGTGGTAAGAATTGTCGCCTTTTTGTATTTTTTGCTCTTTTTTACATGCTTTGCTGGAATGTTTCTGTAGTTTTCGCAGATACTGTTCAAGAAGACCTTTTTACTCACAAGACGTCAGTTCATTTCGCTAAGTGTTTTAACATCACTTACCACAACACTTATAAAAAGCTCGAAGTGAAAAACCCCTGGCGAGGAGCCAGAGAAGGTTTTACTTACATACTTGTTCCAGAAGGGCAAGCTATACCAAAAGATGTTCCTTCTGGAGCTATCATTGTGACAATACCGGTAAAAAAAGTAGCGCTTCTTTCCACCACATTTGCCGCCTTTTTTCCCATGATAGGTGTGGAAAAGTCTCTGGTTGGAATTGGCTCTCCCGAATGGGTTCACTCTCCAGAGATTCTTGCTCTGATAAAAGAGGGTCACATCGTCAAGGTTGGTAAAGGACAGGGAATGGGGCTCAAATTCGATGAAGAACGCCTTGTAGCTCTTAAACCTGACATCCTGATTCTTTACGGAACAGGCAATCCCGCTCTCGATCAACATCCAAAACTTATCGAAGGAGGATTCAAGCCAGTTATCGTGGCTACCCATATGGAGGCTCATCCACTTGGAAGAGCAGAATGGATCAAATTCCTTGCGGCTTTTTTCAATAAGGAAGCAGAAGCCGATCGAGTTTTCGATGACATAGTTGCTAGATACAAAGCTCTAGCCGATAAAGTTAAAAATGTTTCCTATCGTCCCACGGTTTTTTGCAATGCTCCCATTCGCGGAACCTGGCATATTCCCGGTGGGGAAGGATATGTTTCAAAATTGATACATGACGCTGGAGCCAGGTATCTCTGGGATGATGATCAATCTACAGGCACTTTGACTGTAGCTGTCGAAACTGTTATCGAGCGTGCCCGTAATGCCAATTTCTGGCTCGGTATTATCATGCCTGTTCGTTCTCTTGATGAATTGCGAGCAATAGACGATCGCTTTTCCGTTTTTGAAGCTTTTCGGAAAGGAAACGTCTTTAATAACGATGTGAAAGTAAACTCCGCCGGGGGAAACGATTTCTGGGAAACAGGAGTGGCTCGCCCGGATATCGTAATTGCCGATTTTATCAAGATCTTTCACCCTGAAGTGTTGCCGGATCATAAGCTTATTTGGTATCGGCAGTTGCCTTCAAAAAGCGAAACCTTGCAGTGA